Sequence from the Herbaspirillum sp. meg3 genome:
TTGCAGGCCGCCGACGGTCTTACCGGATACCAGCCAGTACAGCGCAGTCCACGGGTTGTAGCTGGCAACGCGAGTGGCATCGGTGCCTGCGCCGACAGGCACGCCCATGTCGAGCATGCGCGCCACCGGTGGCGTTGCCTTGGCGGCTTCCTTACCGTAACGATCAACGAAATATTCGCCCTGGAAGGCCATGCGATGCTGGATAGCCAGACCGCCGCCAAGCTCACGCACGCGCTCGATATTGCGCGGCGAAATGGTTTCGGCGTGGTCAAACATCCAGTGCAGACCGTTGAATGGGATGTCGCGATTCACTTTTTCGAACACATCAAGCATGCGACTGATCGATTCGTCGTAGGTCGCATGCAGGCGGAACGGCCAGCGGTTCGACACCAGATGGCGCACCACTTTTTCGAGTTCGTCTTCCATGCCGGCGGCCAGTTCAGGACGCGGTTCGAGGAAGTCTTCAAAGTCAGCCGCGGAGAACACCAGCATTTCACCGGCGCCGTTGTGGCGATAGAAATCATCGCCCTGCCCCGGCTTGATCATGTCGGTCCAGCGCTCGAAGTCTCCCAGCTCCTTGCCCTTGTTCTGCGTGAACAGGTTGTAGGCGATGCGGACGGTCAACTGCTGATCGCGCGCCAGCTGGTCGATGATGGCGTAGTCTTCCGGATAGTTCTGAAAACCGCCGCCGGCATCGATAGCGCTGGTGACGCCGAGACGATTGAGTTCACGCATGAACTGGCGGGTGGAATTGACTTGCTGGTCCAGCGGCAGCGACGGACCTTTGGCCAGCGTCGCGTACAAGATCATGGCGTTCGGACGAGCGATCAGCATGCCGGTCGGATTGCCGGCGGCGTCACGCTGGATTTCACCGCCCGGTGGATTCGGCGTGTCCTTGGTGTAACCGACGGCGCGCAAGGCGGCGCGGTTGAGCAAGGCGCGGTCATACAGATGCAGAATGAAAACCGGGGTGTCGGGCGCGGCAGCGTTGATTTCGTCGAGCGTCGGCATGCGGCGCTCAGCAAATTGGAATTCGGTCCAGCCACCGACCACGCGCACCCATTGTGGATGCGGTGTGCGCAAGGCCTGTTCGCGCAACATGCGCAGTGCGTCTGCCAGCGAGGGCACGCCTTCCCAGCGCAGTTCAAGGTTGTAGTTCAGGCCGCCGCGAATCAGGTGGATGTGCGAATCGTTCAGACCCGGCACGACGCTGCGGCCATTGAGGTCGACCACTTGGGTCTTGCCGTTGCGGTGGCGCATGACGGCTTCGGCATCGCCGACAGCGAGGAACTTGCCGTCCTTGATCGCGACGGCACTTGCCAGCGGTTGTTCTTTGTCGATGGTGTGGAATTTCCCGTTCAGCAGAATCAGGTCGGCGCTCATGTTCACTCCTGGAGGTAGTCGTTATGTTTTGTCAGGGAATTTCTGCAACGTTGGGATCCTGCTCGCTATTGAGTCAGGATCCCGCTTGAAGCTCGGCTAAGGATTAATGGCCTTCGGATGCATTGAACATTGTCTTTGCGTAGATCAGGCCCAGACCGTAGGCGCCGCCGTTGGCAATCGCGGTTGCCACAGTTTCGTTGTAAGTCTCGGTACGCGCCCAGTCGCGTTGCAGTTCGAGCAGATATTGCAGCGATGTCATTGGGCGTGCGCCAAGCTGGATCATGCGTTCAACGGCACGTTGGTGCGCTTCATTCGACACGTCGCCGCTGGCGTCGGTGATGACATACACTTCAAAGCCCTGATCCAGCGCCGACAGCGCAGGACCGACGATGCATACCGATGTCCACAGACCGGCCAGCACGATCTTGTCCTTGCCGATGGCATTGACGCGGTCGGCGATGCGCGGGTCTTCCCAAGTGTTCATGCTGGTGCGGTCGATCACTTCTTCATTGGGGAACACCGATTTGATTTCGTCGAACATCGGGCCGGAGAAGGATTTCTCGGCAACGGTTGTCAAAATTGTCGATACCTTGAATTCTTTGGCGGCCTTGGCGACCAGAGCGACGTTGTTACGCAGAGTGACGGCATCGATCGAATGGGTCGCAAACGACATTTGCGATTGATGGTCAATCATGATCAGGGTGTGGTTAGCTGGATTCAACAGTGTTTTGCCTGGTTGTGCTTTTGCGATTGCCATGATGTTCTCCTGAGGTATGGTCGATTAATTCGATAAGGGTGAGTGCTTCGTTTGGTGTCCGTCTTTCTCTTTGTCGTTCACCATGGAGCGAAGTATGGGCGAACAGGAAACGAAAGAAAAACGGAAAGATTAAGGGTCAATTATCGAAATATTCGAAAATAGATTTCAATCTACTCAGTGTCGATATCTTTGCTCTTGAAGCAATAAAGTTTTGCTTTCCACCCTATTTTTGCAACACCGCTTCGGCCGCATACTTCTGTTCATACGGGGCTTGCAAGAACACGCCCCCTATCTCCGCCATTGCGCCCGCCCGCGGTTGCGCTTCACTTCAATAAAGGAAACCATGAACAACATCCCCGCTTTCGGCCTCGGCACCTTCCGCCTGAAAGACCAGCAAGTCATCGACTCCGTCACCAATGGCCTTGATCTCGGTTACCGCCATATCGATACCGCCCAGATCTACGGCAATGAAGCGGATGTCGGCAAAGCCATCGCTGCCGCCAAGGTGGCGCGCAACGAGCTGTTCGTCACTACCAAGATCTGGACCGAGAATTTGTCCAAAGACAAACTCATCACTAGCCTGAAGGAAA
This genomic interval carries:
- a CDS encoding hydrolase — encoded protein: MAIAKAQPGKTLLNPANHTLIMIDHQSQMSFATHSIDAVTLRNNVALVAKAAKEFKVSTILTTVAEKSFSGPMFDEIKSVFPNEEVIDRTSMNTWEDPRIADRVNAIGKDKIVLAGLWTSVCIVGPALSALDQGFEVYVITDASGDVSNEAHQRAVERMIQLGARPMTSLQYLLELQRDWARTETYNETVATAIANGGAYGLGLIYAKTMFNASEGH
- a CDS encoding amidohydrolase, producing MSADLILLNGKFHTIDKEQPLASAVAIKDGKFLAVGDAEAVMRHRNGKTQVVDLNGRSVVPGLNDSHIHLIRGGLNYNLELRWEGVPSLADALRMLREQALRTPHPQWVRVVGGWTEFQFAERRMPTLDEINAAAPDTPVFILHLYDRALLNRAALRAVGYTKDTPNPPGGEIQRDAAGNPTGMLIARPNAMILYATLAKGPSLPLDQQVNSTRQFMRELNRLGVTSAIDAGGGFQNYPEDYAIIDQLARDQQLTVRIAYNLFTQNKGKELGDFERWTDMIKPGQGDDFYRHNGAGEMLVFSAADFEDFLEPRPELAAGMEDELEKVVRHLVSNRWPFRLHATYDESISRMLDVFEKVNRDIPFNGLHWMFDHAETISPRNIERVRELGGGLAIQHRMAFQGEYFVDRYGKEAAKATPPVARMLDMGVPVGAGTDATRVASYNPWTALYWLVSGKTVGGLQLAEAGLPRETALELWTAGSAWFSNEQGKKGRIKDGQLADLVVLSSDFFSVPEEDIKAIESVMTVVGGKIVYGAAEFDPLAPPPIPVLPDWSPVKTVPGHYRPVAKSAAAQQKQSAMPHQCAGACNVHAHSHDVARRSSVPASNYSGFWGALGCSCFAF